A genomic window from Candidatus Methylacidiphilum fumarolicum includes:
- a CDS encoding beta-propeller fold lactonase family protein: MSIQKNGFFNFFLLKFKILSFSTLLIHLWVFFLVIIFSALICFSSVRASVHPLAYVSCEGGIAIIDIEKNEKLMTIALPGSMLRGIGIDKEGKTLFVADKSTQSLLILDANNGKIKKAIRLGQNPEFLRLHPERKFLFVSYEPDLLKSSSPIGAKIAQIDIQKERIDNEFSGGNETEAIEFSQDGSKLLVANEGENSIGLYDIETRREIRRIDLQKIGTRPRGLKRAPQEEIYAVTFENSNTLALFDKNFSLLKTTTTASGPYGVAFDPSGKRLLLLAFRDRKLQVFDSQNLKLLAEAPVGLRSWHFTFSPDGKKILVASGRSDALYIFDADNYKELAKIEGIKMPWGIITYPLSYGSLDSP, encoded by the coding sequence ATGAGTATTCAAAAAAACGGTTTTTTTAATTTCTTTCTCTTGAAATTTAAGATCTTATCATTCTCCACTCTTTTGATCCATTTGTGGGTCTTCTTTTTGGTTATTATTTTTTCTGCGTTGATTTGTTTTTCCTCCGTAAGAGCTAGCGTTCATCCTTTAGCCTATGTTAGCTGTGAAGGAGGGATTGCCATTATTGATATTGAGAAAAATGAAAAACTCATGACGATTGCACTTCCCGGTAGCATGCTTAGGGGTATTGGTATTGACAAAGAAGGGAAAACCCTTTTTGTCGCTGACAAATCGACTCAATCCTTGCTAATTCTGGATGCGAACAATGGAAAAATAAAAAAAGCGATACGGCTTGGACAAAATCCTGAATTTTTGCGATTACATCCAGAAAGAAAATTCCTCTTTGTTTCCTATGAGCCAGATCTTTTAAAGTCATCAAGCCCTATAGGAGCAAAAATTGCTCAAATTGATATCCAAAAAGAAAGGATAGACAATGAGTTTTCCGGGGGAAACGAAACTGAAGCCATAGAGTTTTCTCAAGATGGATCTAAACTCTTGGTTGCCAATGAGGGAGAAAATTCCATTGGCCTTTATGATATTGAAACGCGACGGGAAATCCGCCGGATAGATCTTCAAAAAATTGGCACAAGACCTCGAGGTTTAAAGAGGGCGCCTCAAGAGGAAATCTATGCGGTGACTTTTGAAAACAGCAATACCTTAGCTTTGTTCGACAAGAATTTTTCTCTTCTTAAAACTACGACCACCGCTTCTGGTCCTTATGGAGTGGCCTTCGATCCATCAGGCAAAAGGCTTTTGCTACTTGCTTTCCGGGATAGAAAACTTCAAGTGTTCGATTCCCAAAATCTGAAGCTTTTGGCGGAAGCTCCTGTAGGTTTGCGAAGCTGGCATTTTACTTTTAGTCCAGATGGAAAAAAAATCTTAGTTGCTAGTGGCCGATCTGATGCTCTCTACATTTTCGATGCGGACAATTACAAAGAATTAGCCAAGATTGAAGGAATAAAAATGCCTTGGGGAATAATCACCTATCCCTTAAGTTATGGAAGTCTAGATAGTCCATAA
- the pqqA gene encoding pyrroloquinoline quinone precursor peptide PqqA codes for MNWEKPAFEEMNLCMEVTAYAFVAEN; via the coding sequence ATGAATTGGGAAAAACCTGCATTCGAAGAGATGAATCTCTGCATGGAAGTGACAGCCTACGCGTTTGTTGCTGAGAATTAA